In Mycoplasma sp. OR1901, the following are encoded in one genomic region:
- a CDS encoding AAA domain-containing protein gives MDLNIKINKNKVMNIGDAKQAETFKNRKQDFTVNDHLKKLLKSNNLINKNMDINEFFSSIQNSIKSLYITNNDLFAKTTSPMRVSSLNFIIFLSNETQIFKNQNNIAINIKTNFNESNGDYFELDRIAILNNLEEEILSKYTNYVNSFKLNFYTSQTPKSTNINTSIIKNILFDVTKDVFIMKTDMKKDNGMIKLGRTLDFYKDYINDQKPKYSKGNDRKNQNIFPVVLRTQRSGDKRTEFIFRITKREFNKDFINIVENEKRYIYFYNINDSDEKVSINRQNIKFEEYKYVELLNSKISSNQKEIADLKSKIEYNEQEFLNSYKVSEIENSKNKVNEQKRALDYNENILNTKKDDFQKLKSEILDIGREIEKLNKEIRNNNEQINKIKPKKGSKKEDEDNYERNIAILEEKNNSLEEKITKNNSIKIIINQEIKLLDKEIISYNDLVKNSKDTLNKEKDILNKLETTFNIYKKENETSKNEIAKLGKEIDSINSTIKNESEKYLYYTFKFDNAKLGNLRAIDVKKIYDTDVEINELLQFSRKFDKNSDFVLSDEDYGMFSKHKRFYNSLKNFKSGEYKNPLLAKSIEDPDFFKVSQSLINNYDLNMHPDIKLNKKQELAVKKAILTPCISYLQGPPGTGKTQTISALIHHIINNKEQNVLLMSSTHEAILNAFDRIKSITEDDPNFIMYKTIRKKLNKKRKFNDKIDKIKEQEIEEDESNIYDLDHAFYNFSLAIINSTLKKNKNDILGKIIDKFKIIDGRKLKKHFEINKKMIAFIDSLKKNSKNMSLNEFIDEFNKWTIEDFTELLNVFENEYNLIKEDVIYKFEDIKTEIDRNRVERIKNNVDELLDLLLENKRIKDLYKEISNNNIVLSSLNTNEQKDTNEKVFQKLQLIKDKIEAREDEHNSKIKDEFSDYIYENELINLIGLTTTANQVINPRKDSNATVKELFLQYPIYMTIVDEVSKSSTLEIINSCMLSEKILLAGDYKQLPPVLDFETGSKTDDQVESIEINKLLDAFKDIKELRNKKLQENSNRRLDRTWFADDESVRELISELKYPFFKFHALKLKADVSNSQNFYTFLTEQHRFNKSIQKVVNVNYDSDEKLTTPINKNSSYLVNYKYPNIKINKEFIVMDTSKINQEFMNYNYHLFSEMQREIIRRNDYIAFDQTRTLDKSESKESTINEYNAFIIAGIVENIVLNNSNYSEKFDLDKIGIISMTRSQNSVIKKYLSDKKDIFKQKAINKVKVDTVDNFQGREKEIIIVDFVRAKGVLRDDRIEYPDRRNYEFYKSAERINVAVSRAKDTLIMVGAFDELEKLDFNVSAWDNMANKIKTKTKKILREYIEISKDGDTFRNANDE, from the coding sequence ATGGATTTGAACATAAAAATTAATAAAAATAAAGTAATGAACATTGGAGATGCTAAACAAGCAGAAACATTTAAAAACAGAAAACAAGATTTTACAGTTAATGACCACTTAAAAAAATTATTAAAATCTAATAATTTAATTAACAAAAACATGGATATAAATGAATTTTTTAGTAGTATACAAAATTCAATTAAATCACTTTATATAACAAATAATGATTTATTTGCTAAAACTACTAGTCCGATGAGAGTTTCATCGTTAAATTTTATAATTTTTTTATCAAATGAAACTCAAATATTTAAAAATCAGAATAATATTGCAATAAATATAAAGACAAATTTTAACGAATCAAATGGCGACTACTTTGAATTGGATAGAATTGCAATACTTAATAATTTAGAAGAAGAAATTTTATCTAAATATACTAATTATGTAAATAGTTTTAAATTAAATTTTTATACTAGCCAGACACCTAAATCTACAAATATCAATACCAGCATTATAAAAAACATTTTATTTGATGTTACTAAAGATGTTTTTATAATGAAAACAGATATGAAAAAAGATAATGGTATGATTAAATTAGGTAGAACACTAGATTTTTATAAAGATTATATTAATGATCAAAAACCTAAATATAGCAAGGGAAATGATAGAAAAAATCAAAATATATTTCCTGTTGTTCTTAGAACACAAAGAAGTGGTGATAAAAGAACTGAATTTATTTTCAGAATTACAAAAAGAGAATTTAATAAGGATTTTATAAATATTGTTGAAAACGAAAAGAGATACATTTATTTTTATAACATCAATGATAGTGATGAAAAAGTATCAATAAATAGACAAAACATAAAATTTGAAGAGTATAAATATGTTGAATTATTAAACTCTAAAATTTCTTCTAACCAAAAAGAAATTGCTGATCTTAAAAGCAAAATTGAATATAATGAACAAGAATTTTTAAACTCATATAAAGTCTCAGAAATTGAAAATTCAAAAAATAAGGTTAATGAACAAAAAAGAGCACTCGATTATAATGAAAATATTTTAAATACTAAAAAAGATGATTTTCAAAAGTTAAAATCAGAAATATTAGATATTGGTCGTGAAATTGAAAAATTAAATAAAGAAATTAGAAATAATAATGAACAAATAAATAAAATAAAACCTAAAAAAGGTTCAAAAAAAGAAGATGAAGATAATTATGAAAGAAATATAGCTATTTTAGAAGAAAAAAATAATTCTTTGGAAGAAAAAATAACTAAAAATAACTCAATAAAGATTATTATAAATCAAGAAATTAAGTTATTAGATAAAGAAATTATCAGTTATAATGATTTAGTTAAAAACTCTAAAGATACTTTAAATAAAGAAAAAGATATATTAAATAAATTAGAAACAACTTTTAATATATATAAAAAAGAAAACGAAACATCAAAAAATGAAATAGCGAAACTAGGAAAAGAAATTGATTCCATTAATTCAACAATTAAAAACGAAAGTGAAAAATATCTATATTACACATTTAAGTTTGATAATGCAAAATTAGGAAATTTAAGAGCTATAGATGTTAAAAAAATATATGATACAGATGTTGAAATTAATGAATTGCTACAATTTTCAAGAAAATTTGACAAAAATAGTGATTTCGTTCTTTCTGATGAAGATTACGGTATGTTTAGCAAACATAAAAGATTTTATAATTCATTAAAAAACTTTAAATCCGGAGAATACAAAAATCCACTTTTAGCTAAATCCATTGAAGATCCCGATTTTTTCAAAGTAAGTCAGTCGTTAATAAATAATTATGATTTAAACATGCACCCTGATATTAAATTGAATAAAAAGCAAGAACTAGCCGTAAAAAAAGCTATTTTAACTCCTTGTATTTCATATCTTCAAGGTCCTCCTGGCACTGGTAAAACACAAACAATTAGTGCCTTAATTCATCATATTATTAATAATAAAGAACAAAATGTATTGCTTATGTCTTCAACTCATGAAGCAATATTGAATGCTTTTGATAGAATTAAATCTATTACTGAAGATGATCCTAACTTTATTATGTATAAAACAATTAGAAAAAAATTAAATAAAAAGAGAAAATTCAATGACAAAATTGATAAAATCAAAGAACAAGAAATCGAAGAAGATGAGTCGAATATTTATGATTTAGATCATGCTTTCTATAACTTTTCATTAGCAATAATTAACTCAACGTTAAAGAAAAATAAAAATGATATTTTAGGAAAAATAATAGATAAATTTAAAATAATTGACGGTAGAAAATTAAAAAAACATTTTGAAATTAATAAAAAAATGATTGCTTTTATTGATTCTCTTAAGAAGAATTCTAAAAATATGTCACTAAATGAATTTATAGATGAATTCAATAAGTGAACTATTGAAGATTTTACCGAATTGTTAAATGTATTTGAAAACGAATACAATTTAATAAAAGAAGATGTTATATACAAATTTGAAGATATAAAAACAGAAATTGATAGGAATAGAGTTGAACGAATAAAAAATAATGTTGACGAATTATTAGATTTACTATTAGAAAACAAAAGAATTAAAGATTTATATAAAGAAATATCAAATAATAACATAGTATTAAGTAGTTTAAACACTAATGAACAAAAAGATACTAATGAAAAAGTATTCCAAAAACTCCAATTAATTAAGGATAAAATTGAAGCTAGAGAAGACGAACATAACAGTAAAATTAAAGATGAATTTTCAGATTATATATACGAAAATGAATTGATCAATTTAATTGGACTAACAACAACTGCAAACCAGGTAATTAATCCGCGCAAAGACTCTAATGCAACAGTGAAAGAATTATTTTTACAATATCCAATTTATATGACGATTGTGGATGAAGTGTCTAAAAGTAGTACATTAGAAATCATAAATTCATGTATGCTTTCTGAAAAAATATTACTTGCAGGTGACTATAAACAATTACCACCTGTTTTAGACTTTGAAACAGGTTCTAAAACAGATGATCAAGTTGAATCTATTGAAATAAATAAACTTCTTGATGCATTTAAAGACATTAAAGAATTAAGAAATAAAAAATTACAAGAAAATAGTAATAGAAGATTAGATAGAACTTGATTTGCTGATGATGAAAGTGTTAGAGAGTTAATTTCTGAACTTAAATATCCATTTTTCAAATTTCATGCACTAAAATTAAAAGCAGATGTAAGTAATAGTCAAAATTTTTACACCTTTTTAACTGAACAACACCGTTTCAATAAGTCTATACAAAAAGTTGTAAATGTTAATTATGATTCTGACGAAAAATTAACTACTCCAATTAATAAAAATAGTTCATATTTAGTCAATTATAAATATCCTAATATTAAAATTAATAAAGAATTTATTGTTATGGACACAAGTAAAATAAATCAGGAATTTATGAATTACAATTACCACCTTTTTAGTGAAATGCAAAGAGAAATTATCAGAAGAAATGATTATATAGCTTTTGATCAAACTAGAACATTAGATAAAAGCGAATCAAAAGAATCTACTATAAACGAATATAACGCATTTATAATTGCAGGTATAGTTGAAAATATTGTATTAAACAATTCTAATTATAGTGAAAAATTTGACTTAGATAAAATCGGAATTATTTCTATGACAAGATCACAAAATTCAGTGATTAAAAAATATTTAAGTGATAAAAAAGATATATTCAAACAAAAAGCTATTAATAAAGTTAAAGTTGATACTGTTGATAACTTCCAAGGTAGAGAAAAAGAAATTATAATAGTAGATTTCGTTAGAGCTAAAGGTGTGTTAAGAGATGATAGAATTGAATACCCTGATAGAAGAAATTATGAATTTTACAAAAGTGCAGAACGTATTAATGTAGCTGTTTCACGTGCAAAAGACACATTAATTATGGTTGGAGCTTTTGATGAGTTAGAAAAATTAGATTTTAATGTTTCTGCTTGAGATAATATGGCTAATAAGATAAAAACAAAAACTAAAAAAATATTAAGAGAATATATTGAGATTTCAAAAGATGGAGATACATTTAGAAATGCAAATGATGAATAG
- a CDS encoding ABC transporter ATP-binding protein, translated as MTQNAKNNLPIIELKEVVKEFSDKTVLHNVNLKVNRGEFVTLLGPSGSGKTTILRLLGGFEWTTRGEIQFNGYDIKDLSPHKRNVSTIFQDYALFPHLNVEGNIAFGLKLKRVPREQINQNKIDNLETKLAQWTKKANSKMKQIEIQLEQYTEELKNLKKGTYQYNKRQNWIDDSDFKYSYWENYVNLKKQAYEDRHFKRKMTNAEMNEKISKIIDIVGLKGNETKAISQLSGGMKQRVALARSLVIEPEILLLDEPLSALDAKIRQKMQVLLRSVQQSLGLTFIFVTHDQDEALELSDRIAVMRDGVIEQYDTPKNIYDFPKNIWVAKFIGDSNVFDATFESNGNIKLLGKSFKTIHEKSEFNTKEVLDALIRPEDIDIISEPKNTDGKIKGTVTEISYRGSYYYLKIETEDEDVIYVETAKKFELEEVVYLSWTIDSVHLMKKDSKWDYSQNDFQN; from the coding sequence ATGACACAAAATGCAAAAAATAACTTACCTATTATTGAATTAAAAGAAGTTGTTAAAGAATTTTCTGATAAAACTGTTTTACATAACGTTAACTTAAAAGTTAATCGTGGTGAATTTGTTACTTTATTAGGTCCATCAGGATCTGGTAAAACTACTATTTTAAGACTACTTGGTGGTTTTGAGTGAACTACTCGTGGTGAAATTCAATTTAATGGTTATGATATAAAAGATTTATCACCTCACAAAAGAAATGTATCAACTATATTTCAAGATTACGCTTTATTCCCACATTTAAATGTTGAGGGTAATATTGCGTTCGGGTTAAAACTTAAACGTGTTCCACGTGAACAAATCAATCAAAATAAAATTGATAATTTAGAAACGAAATTAGCTCAATGAACTAAAAAAGCTAATTCAAAAATGAAACAAATTGAAATTCAGTTAGAACAATATACTGAAGAATTAAAGAATCTTAAAAAAGGTACATATCAATACAATAAACGTCAAAATTGAATCGATGATTCAGATTTTAAATACTCATATTGAGAAAACTACGTTAATTTAAAGAAACAAGCGTACGAAGATCGTCATTTTAAACGTAAAATGACTAATGCTGAAATGAACGAAAAAATCAGCAAAATTATTGATATTGTGGGACTAAAAGGAAATGAAACTAAAGCTATTTCACAATTATCTGGTGGTATGAAACAAAGGGTCGCACTAGCTAGAAGTTTAGTTATTGAACCTGAAATTTTATTACTTGATGAACCGCTTAGTGCTTTAGATGCTAAAATAAGACAAAAAATGCAAGTTTTATTAAGAAGTGTTCAACAAAGTTTAGGTTTAACATTTATTTTTGTTACACACGATCAAGACGAAGCGTTAGAATTATCTGACCGTATCGCAGTTATGCGTGATGGAGTTATTGAACAATACGATACACCTAAAAATATTTATGACTTCCCTAAAAACATATGAGTCGCTAAATTCATTGGTGATTCAAACGTTTTTGACGCAACGTTCGAATCAAACGGAAATATAAAATTACTTGGTAAAAGCTTTAAAACAATTCACGAAAAAAGTGAATTTAATACTAAAGAAGTTTTAGATGCTTTAATCAGACCTGAAGATATTGACATTATCTCAGAACCAAAAAATACTGATGGCAAAATTAAAGGTACTGTTACTGAAATATCATACCGTGGAAGCTACTATTACTTAAAAATAGAAACAGAAGATGAAGATGTTATTTATGTTGAAACAGCTAAGAAATTTGAATTAGAAGAAGTAGTTTACTTAAGTTGAACTATAGATTCTGTTCACTTAATGAAAAAAGACTCTAAGTGAGATTATTCACAAAATGATTTCCAAAATTAA
- a CDS encoding ABC transporter permease yields MISKIKQLFSFDKKTALFIPYLIIAILLILLPIIMIVVNAFAVHGSNFDSFVLIKDVNTWRIIGRSLWIGLVSAILCLIIGFPYAYFISSSQSKIFRIFALSLMISPMAIFTISRIYSMKVLALAVVSNSKSLNSELFMIFGLTSLNLPLMIMPLYTVFKDMPRNIIEASNDLGNNSFQTIFKVIIPYGTKAILSGLAMIFLASATTFIISSKLLTDGSQLQTIGELINSKINPGNKYDLSTGSALVIVVSAIFMGIFSLFLILPRVIFYFKRGAHYE; encoded by the coding sequence ATGATTTCCAAAATTAAACAATTATTTAGTTTCGATAAAAAAACAGCTTTATTTATCCCTTATTTAATAATTGCGATACTACTAATTTTACTACCAATCATCATGATTGTAGTAAATGCATTTGCGGTTCATGGATCTAATTTTGATTCATTTGTATTAATCAAAGATGTTAATACTTGAAGAATTATAGGTAGATCATTATGAATTGGTCTAGTATCTGCAATCTTATGTTTAATAATAGGTTTTCCATACGCATACTTTATTTCATCATCACAATCTAAAATTTTTAGAATTTTCGCTTTAAGCTTAATGATAAGCCCAATGGCAATATTCACTATTTCAAGAATTTACTCAATGAAAGTTTTAGCACTAGCAGTAGTTTCAAATTCTAAAAGTTTAAATAGTGAATTATTCATGATTTTTGGACTTACAAGTTTAAATTTACCATTAATGATTATGCCTTTATATACAGTATTTAAAGACATGCCACGTAATATCATTGAAGCAAGTAATGATTTAGGTAATAATAGTTTTCAAACAATCTTTAAAGTTATTATCCCTTATGGAACAAAAGCGATTTTAAGTGGTTTAGCAATGATATTTTTAGCAAGTGCTACAACATTTATTATTAGTTCCAAATTACTAACTGATGGATCGCAACTACAAACAATAGGTGAACTTATTAATAGTAAAATAAATCCAGGTAATAAATACGATTTAAGCACAGGATCAGCATTAGTTATTGTTGTTTCTGCCATATTTATGGGTATTTTCAGTTTATTCTTAATTTTACCAAGAGTAATATTCTACTTCAAGAGAGGTGCTCATTATGAATAA
- a CDS encoding ABC transporter permease, with amino-acid sequence MNKVSTFFKRSYVYFILLVIYVPLVFGVIFSFNVPTKKGEANPSWIKGTFDNWVTVLDSGRDLALLNTILLAVIVSFLVATISIITSYAMYRQKNKLVKTTLTSTSNIPLINPDNITAIGLVLVFTAFFGIVQVDNEGFFRVIVGHTIMALPYGISLTLPRSEKFNNNLFEAAQDLGYSKVKAWLKTYLIYMIPSIISVVLVSSVLSFDDFIIARTTSNTSTIATKLYEGAFRPWALVLGAIVLFTTIIGNLVYASYKLKKK; translated from the coding sequence ATGAATAAAGTGTCAACATTTTTTAAACGTAGTTACGTTTACTTCATTTTATTAGTAATTTATGTTCCGCTTGTTTTTGGAGTTATATTCAGTTTTAACGTTCCAACCAAAAAAGGTGAAGCTAACCCAAGTTGAATTAAAGGTACTTTCGATAACTGAGTAACTGTATTAGATTCAGGACGTGATTTAGCACTATTAAACACAATATTACTAGCAGTAATAGTAAGCTTTTTAGTAGCTACAATTAGTATTATTACTTCATACGCCATGTATCGTCAAAAAAATAAATTAGTTAAAACTACTTTAACTTCAACTTCAAATATTCCACTTATTAATCCAGATAACATTACAGCAATTGGTTTAGTTTTAGTTTTTACAGCTTTCTTTGGTATAGTTCAAGTAGATAACGAAGGATTCTTTAGAGTTATAGTAGGTCACACAATTATGGCTCTACCTTATGGTATTTCTTTAACATTACCACGTAGTGAAAAATTTAACAACAACTTATTTGAAGCTGCACAAGATTTAGGGTACTCAAAAGTAAAAGCATGATTAAAAACATATTTAATCTACATGATTCCTTCTATTATTTCTGTTGTTTTAGTTAGTTCTGTTTTAAGTTTTGATGATTTCATCATTGCAAGAACTACATCAAACACATCTACAATTGCAACAAAATTATATGAAGGTGCTTTCAGACCTTGAGCACTTGTTTTAGGAGCTATAGTACTATTTACTACTATTATTGGGAATTTAGTATATGCAAGCTACAAATTGAAGAAAAAATAG
- a CDS encoding glycoside hydrolase N-terminal domain-containing protein has product MKLKRILIPALGSVVAFSTFSTIAAQTNPSAENPIKIEEDLELKYNDIITDFNRESWMNNGLGIGNGDQGATIFGGVRNERIQLNEKTIWTGGPRQNEGNNGGNSPITANNNSKHHYEYLDEIRSLLSEGKIDQAKEIANSKFIGPHDRLYGKYISMANVDITERNNFQQSAVTGYSKSLNISKSMTTVSYNVDQTEYTREYFASYPDDVIVVSMSVKGKNKLNFDLDLGGSNNNEQLKTYVKNVNLDKKEISLDGTVKDNGLKFASVLRIKGIEGEGNSVTKEGEKLRISNATKIYFVIQSKSNYELKFPTYRKENYNPLEEVRNNLDKLNKTYDQIKTDHITDYKSLFDRVKLNIAKKPQFNNLKDLLNKYRRNTLDRNSKNYLEQLLFQFGRYLAISGSRPHQDYKSLPTNLQGIWNMEDNPAWNSDYHLNVNLQMNYWASLMTNLSETIIPLLDYIDDLRLGGRLAADEYSNIKSDNNNPENGWLAHTQATPFGYSAPGWQFNWGWSPTSNAWIVHEIYNHFEYTRDAKLLVDRIFPLLEETARFWDKFLYYDKNTDRWVSAPSFSPEHGTVSLGNTYDQSLIAQLFMDYVNATKYLSETNTGSFDAKLLESIKAKQPKLKPLNIGDDGQIKEWYEEGKYNKYKDGRTISTDNRHRHTSQLIGLFPGNIFEKEEHLQAAKKTLELRGNFGAGWGKANKINLWANLYDGNNAHSVLEDMFTQNNIMNNLWDNIREGANAFQIEANFGIVSGIAQMILQSNKEYIKLLPALPDAYNDGNVRGLLARGNYTVDLDWKNKDLKYVKIKSNIGGDLKLEYKNIAFKSIYLNGNKVEVTPNESDKVVIKTNKDDIVEIANSLSDIKKGSTYSPEYKNITTEEKQISNSTKKIKNVEETVEYLNKITKNNIASVENNQEKTEPKTPKTTTEKDKLSKKPDGRLNTKPFIILAGLLTLGAIVSLIAYFKNKNKTTN; this is encoded by the coding sequence ATGAAATTAAAAAGAATATTAATACCTGCACTAGGTTCTGTAGTTGCATTTTCAACCTTTTCTACAATTGCAGCACAAACAAATCCAAGTGCTGAGAACCCTATTAAGATTGAAGAAGATTTAGAATTAAAATATAATGATATAATAACTGATTTTAATCGTGAAAGTTGAATGAATAATGGTTTAGGTATAGGTAATGGTGATCAAGGTGCTACAATTTTTGGTGGTGTTCGTAACGAAAGAATTCAATTAAACGAAAAAACAATTTGAACAGGTGGACCTCGCCAAAACGAGGGGAATAATGGTGGTAATAGCCCTATTACTGCTAATAATAATTCAAAACACCACTATGAATATTTAGATGAAATTAGAAGTTTATTATCTGAAGGTAAAATTGATCAAGCTAAAGAAATTGCTAATAGTAAATTTATCGGACCACATGATCGTTTATATGGTAAATACATCTCTATGGCTAATGTTGACATTACCGAAAGAAATAATTTCCAACAAAGTGCTGTTACCGGTTATTCAAAATCACTAAATATTTCAAAATCCATGACAACAGTTTCGTATAACGTTGATCAAACCGAATACACTAGAGAATATTTCGCTAGTTATCCTGATGATGTAATTGTTGTATCGATGAGTGTTAAAGGTAAAAATAAACTTAATTTTGATTTAGATTTAGGTGGTTCAAATAATAATGAACAGTTAAAAACATATGTTAAAAATGTAAATTTAGACAAAAAAGAAATTAGTTTAGATGGTACAGTTAAAGATAATGGATTAAAATTTGCTAGTGTTCTAAGAATCAAAGGTATTGAAGGTGAAGGAAATTCAGTTACTAAAGAAGGTGAAAAATTAAGAATTTCTAATGCAACTAAAATTTACTTTGTAATACAATCAAAAAGTAATTATGAACTAAAATTCCCAACATATAGAAAAGAAAACTACAATCCTCTTGAAGAAGTTAGAAATAATTTAGATAAATTAAATAAAACTTATGATCAAATTAAAACAGATCATATTACCGATTACAAATCACTTTTTGATCGTGTTAAGTTAAATATAGCTAAAAAACCTCAATTTAATAATTTAAAAGATTTATTGAATAAATACCGTCGTAATACTTTAGATAGAAATTCAAAAAATTACCTTGAACAATTATTATTCCAATTTGGTAGATATCTAGCAATTTCAGGAAGTAGACCACATCAAGATTATAAAAGTTTACCAACAAACTTACAAGGTATTTGAAACATGGAAGATAACCCTGCTTGAAACAGCGATTACCATTTAAATGTTAACTTACAGATGAACTATTGAGCATCGTTAATGACTAATTTATCAGAAACTATAATTCCGCTTTTAGATTATATCGATGATTTACGTCTTGGAGGTAGATTAGCAGCAGATGAATATTCAAATATTAAATCAGATAATAATAATCCAGAAAATGGTTGATTAGCTCATACTCAAGCTACACCATTTGGATATAGTGCCCCAGGTTGACAATTTAACTGAGGTTGATCACCAACTTCAAATGCTTGAATAGTACATGAAATTTACAATCATTTTGAATATACTAGAGATGCTAAATTATTAGTAGATCGTATCTTCCCTCTTTTAGAAGAAACTGCAAGATTTTGAGATAAATTTTTATACTATGATAAAAATACAGATAGATGAGTTTCTGCACCTTCATTCTCGCCAGAACATGGTACAGTTTCATTAGGTAATACATATGATCAATCATTAATTGCTCAATTATTTATGGATTATGTTAACGCAACAAAATATTTATCAGAAACTAATACTGGTAGTTTTGATGCAAAATTACTCGAATCAATTAAAGCAAAACAACCTAAATTAAAACCATTAAATATTGGTGATGATGGTCAAATTAAAGAATGATACGAAGAAGGCAAATATAATAAATACAAGGACGGAAGAACAATTTCAACTGACAATAGACATCGTCACACAAGTCAATTAATTGGATTATTCCCAGGAAATATTTTTGAAAAAGAAGAACATCTTCAAGCAGCTAAAAAAACATTAGAACTTCGTGGTAATTTTGGAGCAGGTTGAGGTAAAGCGAATAAAATTAACTTATGAGCTAATTTATATGACGGAAATAATGCTCATTCAGTTTTAGAGGATATGTTTACTCAAAATAATATCATGAATAACTTGTGAGATAACATTAGAGAAGGCGCTAACGCATTCCAAATTGAAGCTAATTTCGGAATAGTTAGTGGTATCGCACAAATGATTTTACAATCAAATAAAGAGTATATTAAGTTACTACCCGCACTACCTGATGCATATAATGATGGTAATGTTAGGGGACTTTTAGCTAGAGGTAATTATACAGTTGATTTAGATTGAAAAAATAAAGACTTAAAATACGTTAAAATTAAATCAAATATTGGTGGTGATTTAAAACTAGAATATAAAAATATTGCATTTAAATCGATTTATTTAAATGGTAATAAAGTTGAAGTAACTCCAAATGAAAGTGATAAGGTAGTAATTAAAACTAATAAAGACGATATTGTTGAAATAGCTAACTCTTTATCTGATATTAAAAAAGGTTCAACATATAGTCCTGAATATAAAAACATAACAACCGAAGAAAAACAAATTTCTAATTCAACTAAAAAAATTAAAAACGTCGAAGAAACAGTTGAATATTTAAATAAAATTACTAAAAACAATATTGCATCAGTAGAAAATAATCAAGAAAAAACAGAACCAAAAACACCTAAAACAACTACCGAAAAAGATAAATTAAGTAAAAAACCAGATGGAAGATTAAATACTAAACCATTTATTATTCTAGCCGGATTGCTTACTCTTGGTGCAATAGTTTCATTAATTGCATATTTCAAAAATAAAAATAAAACAACCAATTAA